The following are encoded together in the Lathyrus oleraceus cultivar Zhongwan6 chromosome 3, CAAS_Psat_ZW6_1.0, whole genome shotgun sequence genome:
- the LOC127126526 gene encoding ABSCISIC ACID-INSENSITIVE 5-like protein 2, which translates to MGSHGGAIQASKAGPLAREGSLYNLTLDEVQNQLGNLGKPLGSMNLDELLKSLWTSEAAQASGLDSGSTDAYLQQGQLASGSSMNPLTLSGDLSKKTIDEVWRDMQQKKSSSEDRRTATLGEMTLEDFLMKAGVATESFPTEDNAMSGRVDSQQQQHNTSQHGHWMQFQIPPVQLPQQQHQHQHQHQNQNHQNNMMPGFASYMASHVVQQPVLDAGYNEAMVSISPSSLMATSSDTQTQGRKRVASGVVVEKTVERRQKRMIKNRESAARSRARKQAYTQELEIKVSHLEEENERLKRLHEMERVLPSMPPPDPKHQLRRTSSAPF; encoded by the exons ATGGGATCTCATGGTGGAGCAATCCAAGCGTCAAAGGCAGGACCTTTGGCTAGAGAAGGATCTTTGTACAATCTCACACTTGATGAGGTACAAAATCAGCTTGGAAATTTAGGGAAACCCTTAGGAAGCATGAATCTGGATGAGTTACTCAAGAGTTTGTGGACATCTGAAGCTGCTCAAGCTTCTGGATTGGATTCTGGTTCAACTGATGCTTACCTGCAACAGGGTCAACTAGCTTCTGGGTCGTCTATGAATCCGCTAACACTTTCCGGTGATCTTAGCAAGAAAACTATTGATGAGGTTTGGAGAGATATGCAACAGAAGAAGAGTTCTAGTGAAGATAGGAGAACGGCTACACTAGGTGAGATGACTTTGGAAGATTTCTTAATGAAAGCTGGTGTGGCTACTGAATCTTTTCCTACAGAGGATAATGCTATGTCAGGAAGGGTTGATTCTCAACAACAACAGCACAATACATCTCAACATGGTCATTGGATGCAGTTCCAAATCCCTCCGGTGCAACTACCACAACAACAGcatcagcatcagcatcagcatcaaaatcaaaatcatcaGAATAATATGATGCCTGGTTTTGCAAGTTATATGGCTAGTCATGTGGTTCAACAGCCGGTTTTGGATGCAGGATACAATGAAGCAATGGTGAGTATATCACCGTCTTCTTTAATGGCTACTTCATCGGATACACAAACTCAAGGTAGGAAAAGGGTTGCCTCTGGTGTTGTGGTTGAGAAAACTGTGGAGAGGAGGCAGAAGAGGATGATTAAAAATAGGGAATCTGCAGCTCGGTCGCGGGCTAGAAAACAG GCTTACACACAAGAACTGGAGATCAAAGTTTCACATTTAGAAGAAGAAAATGAAAGGCTTAAAAGACTACAT GAGATGGAGAGAGTATTGCCAAGTATGCCACCACCAGACCCTAAGCATCAGCTTCGAAGAACTAGCTCAGCTCCCTTCTGA